A genomic segment from Thermococcus sp. encodes:
- a CDS encoding helix-turn-helix domain-containing protein, translating into MKTNAFEVASRYVYPSLRRRLVEHLRGRGLKQTEIAKLLHITQSAVSRYLKEERGKTIDVSAFPDIDRKLETLAERIIAERPSEYEIHTELVKLSLEFLGKGYGCSFHAEIDPEIDPKKCGVCLELFGESQSNNRL; encoded by the coding sequence ATGAAGACCAACGCCTTTGAGGTGGCCTCGCGCTACGTCTACCCTTCACTCAGACGAAGGCTCGTTGAGCATCTCCGGGGGAGGGGTTTAAAACAGACTGAGATAGCGAAGCTACTCCACATAACTCAGTCCGCGGTTTCCCGTTATCTTAAGGAAGAACGCGGGAAGACGATAGATGTTTCTGCTTTTCCTGACATTGACAGAAAACTGGAAACGCTTGCCGAGAGGATAATCGCAGAGAGGCCCAGTGAGTACGAGATACACACCGAGCTCGTGAAACTCTCCCTTGAATTCCTTGGCAAAGGTTACGGATGCTCTTTTCATGCGGAGATTGATCCTGAAATAGATCCAAAAAAGTGTGGAGTCTGCCTTGAACTTTTTGGAGAATCTCAATCGAACAACCGCTTGTAG
- the msrA gene encoding peptide-methionine (S)-S-oxide reductase MsrA encodes MKEVVIFAGGCFWCMEEAFERLPGVIEAVSGYTGGQLENPTYELVSTGETGHREAVKVIYDPEKISYERLLEVFWKNIDPTDSGGQFADRGEQYRTAIFYFNEEQKKLAEESRRRLELSGIFKGQIVTEILPASEFYPAEDYHQSYYLRFETNYKHYKRYSGRLDFIKEAWEKNRYFRIFPERERYWLGYVKPDDSELKSLLTPLQYRVTQLGDTESPFRNGYWDNYEDGIYVDIVSGEPLFSSLDKYDSGRGWPSFTKPLEEWAVIEADECKGFLCGREVRSRFADSHLGHVFNEPTPTGKRYCINSASLRFIPRDGLRRYGYIAYKRLFD; translated from the coding sequence ATGAAGGAGGTTGTCATATTCGCCGGTGGCTGCTTCTGGTGCATGGAGGAGGCCTTTGAGAGACTGCCCGGGGTCATTGAAGCGGTCTCGGGCTACACCGGTGGCCAACTTGAGAACCCAACTTACGAGCTGGTCTCCACGGGTGAGACCGGTCACCGCGAGGCAGTTAAGGTGATCTACGACCCAGAGAAGATTTCCTATGAACGTCTTTTGGAGGTCTTCTGGAAGAACATCGATCCCACCGACTCTGGAGGGCAGTTCGCCGATAGGGGAGAGCAGTACAGGACGGCAATATTCTACTTCAATGAGGAACAGAAGAAGTTGGCGGAAGAGTCCAGGCGGAGGCTTGAACTCTCGGGAATCTTTAAAGGGCAGATAGTCACGGAGATTCTACCTGCAAGTGAGTTCTATCCCGCCGAGGACTACCACCAGAGTTATTACCTCCGCTTTGAGACAAACTACAAACACTACAAGCGCTATTCTGGAAGGCTTGACTTCATCAAAGAGGCCTGGGAGAAGAACCGTTACTTCAGAATCTTCCCGGAGAGGGAGCGCTACTGGCTGGGTTATGTTAAGCCGGATGATTCGGAACTTAAAAGCCTCTTAACGCCACTCCAGTATCGAGTGACCCAGCTTGGCGACACTGAATCACCTTTCAGGAACGGGTACTGGGATAATTATGAGGACGGTATTTATGTGGATATCGTTTCGGGGGAGCCGCTCTTCAGCTCGCTCGATAAGTACGATTCGGGGAGGGGCTGGCCGAGCTTTACCAAACCGCTTGAAGAATGGGCAGTTATCGAGGCTGATGAGTGCAAGGGCTTTCTATGCGGAAGGGAAGTGAGGAGCAGATTCGCAGATTCCCACTTAGGCCACGTCTTTAACGAGCCAACACCAACCGGAAAGCGCTACTGCATAAACTCCGCGTCGCTGAGGTTCATTCCGAGAGATGGACTTAGAAGATACGGTTACATCGCCTACAAGCGGTTGTTCGATTGA
- a CDS encoding rubrerythrin family protein, protein MAVKRKMTRKFLEDAFAGESMAHMRYLIFAEQAEREGFPKIAKLFRAIAYAEFVHAKNHFIALGNPGKTHENLQAGIDGETYEVEEMYPVFKNVAEFQGEKEAVRTTYYALEAEKIHAELYAEAKEKAEEGEDIEIKKVYICPVCGYTAVDEVPDRCPICGTPGEEFIVFE, encoded by the coding sequence ATGGCCGTTAAGAGGAAAATGACCCGGAAGTTTCTTGAAGATGCTTTTGCGGGCGAAAGCATGGCCCACATGAGGTACCTGATCTTTGCCGAGCAGGCGGAGAGGGAAGGCTTTCCGAAAATAGCGAAGCTCTTCAGAGCCATTGCGTATGCCGAGTTCGTCCATGCGAAGAACCACTTCATAGCCCTTGGGAACCCTGGCAAGACTCATGAGAACCTCCAAGCGGGAATTGACGGTGAGACCTACGAGGTCGAGGAGATGTATCCGGTCTTCAAGAACGTCGCCGAGTTCCAGGGGGAGAAGGAAGCCGTCAGGACGACATATTATGCCCTTGAGGCCGAGAAGATACACGCCGAGCTCTACGCGGAGGCCAAGGAGAAGGCTGAGGAGGGCGAAGACATTGAGATAAAGAAGGTCTACATCTGTCCGGTCTGCGGTTACACTGCGGTGGATGAGGTCCCCGACCGCTGCCCGATATGCGGAACGCCAGGGGAGGAGTTTATAGTCTTTGAATGA
- the rd gene encoding rubredoxin translates to MAKWKCIVCGYVYDEDEGDPNSGMEPGTKFEDLPEDWVCPLCGAPKDMFERIE, encoded by the coding sequence ATGGCAAAGTGGAAGTGCATAGTCTGTGGGTATGTCTATGATGAAGACGAGGGTGACCCCAACAGCGGGATGGAACCCGGCACCAAGTTTGAAGACCTGCCCGAGGACTGGGTCTGCCCGCTCTGTGGCGCTCCTAAGGACATGTTTGAAAGGATAGAGTGA
- a CDS encoding desulfoferrodoxin family protein: MLSGTIKSGDWKGEKHVPVIEYEKDGDLVKVEVSVGKEIPHPNTPEHHIAWIQLWFHPEDGAFPILVGKVEFSNHSDPLTEPRAVFFFRTEEKGKLYALSYCNIHGLWENEVQLE, from the coding sequence ATGCTTAGCGGAACCATAAAGAGTGGAGACTGGAAAGGGGAGAAGCACGTCCCCGTTATAGAGTACGAGAAGGATGGCGACCTTGTCAAGGTCGAGGTCAGCGTCGGCAAGGAGATACCCCACCCGAACACTCCGGAGCACCACATCGCCTGGATACAGCTCTGGTTCCACCCAGAGGACGGAGCCTTCCCAATACTCGTCGGCAAGGTCGAGTTCAGCAACCACAGCGACCCGCTGACCGAGCCTAGGGCTGTCTTCTTCTTCAGGACCGAGGAGAAGGGCAAGCTCTACGCCCTCAGCTACTGCAACATCCACGGCCTCTGGGAGAACGAGGTTCAGCTCGAGTGA
- a CDS encoding iron-sulfur cluster assembly protein produces MGLLGIFKKPAKRPKRGPREDLPPEVKRVVEVLRSVKDPETGLDIVDEGLLYGLTVEGGKAQVFLLLARSTPKCHFCQMLAINVQRGILRDIVEVLRKEGFKRIEAYNEIGLLLEEWGDEDGSTGA; encoded by the coding sequence ATGGGACTTCTCGGCATCTTCAAAAAACCCGCCAAAAGGCCGAAGAGGGGTCCCAGGGAAGATCTCCCCCCGGAGGTAAAGCGGGTCGTTGAGGTTCTCCGCTCCGTTAAGGATCCCGAAACGGGGCTTGACATAGTGGACGAGGGTCTGCTCTATGGGCTCACCGTCGAAGGTGGCAAGGCTCAGGTCTTCCTCCTTCTCGCCCGCTCAACACCCAAATGCCACTTCTGCCAGATGCTGGCGATAAACGTCCAAAGGGGAATTCTAAGGGATATCGTTGAGGTTCTGCGGAAGGAAGGGTTTAAGAGGATTGAAGCGTATAACGAAATCGGGCTTCTGCTCGAAGAATGGGGTGATGAAGATGGTTCCACCGGAGCTTGA
- a CDS encoding ferritin family protein, with protein sequence MVPPELEEGLPLERVKEFSLEELLGMAVKAEIGARNFYESLAERIEIKELKNKITWLAGEEKKHEELLRRIYANTFPGKEIVFPKEHIGPELQPVVRQLHGVEDIIELIRWAMKAEEMAAKFYAELEKMVDTEEKKRLMRYLSDMEWGHYYNLKAEYELLLDWAMYSQMMNVGP encoded by the coding sequence ATGGTTCCACCGGAGCTTGAGGAGGGACTCCCCCTCGAGAGGGTTAAGGAGTTCTCACTTGAGGAGCTTTTGGGGATGGCTGTAAAGGCCGAAATTGGGGCAAGGAACTTCTATGAAAGCCTTGCTGAGAGGATAGAGATAAAGGAACTTAAGAACAAGATAACGTGGCTCGCAGGAGAGGAGAAGAAGCACGAAGAACTTCTGAGGAGGATTTACGCCAACACCTTCCCTGGGAAGGAGATCGTCTTCCCCAAGGAGCACATAGGGCCGGAGCTTCAGCCGGTAGTAAGGCAGCTTCATGGTGTTGAGGACATAATAGAGCTGATCAGGTGGGCCATGAAGGCCGAGGAGATGGCGGCTAAGTTCTACGCCGAGCTTGAGAAGATGGTTGACACCGAGGAGAAAAAGCGCCTAATGCGCTACCTCAGCGACATGGAGTGGGGTCACTACTACAACCTCAAGGCCGAGTATGAACTCCTCCTCGACTGGGCAATGTACAGCCAGATGATGAACGTCGGGCCGTGA
- a CDS encoding ferritin family protein, whose translation MSEPLVKHAYETEKKAASSYTDGLGLIRGQGLRYTKVEEIVGRIAVDTVIHKHLMEAILDAQKELEKLAGEGPLSEVRDVELSPEQKALVKRFAEMHLDIEKDMIDTYQKMAEKMTHPLFRGLAEAIVENEREHHRLLAKLIAEYTE comes from the coding sequence ATGTCTGAACCACTCGTTAAACACGCCTATGAAACCGAAAAGAAGGCTGCCTCCAGCTATACCGACGGTTTAGGACTCATACGGGGGCAGGGATTGAGGTATACAAAGGTTGAGGAGATAGTCGGAAGGATAGCCGTTGACACCGTCATCCACAAGCATCTTATGGAAGCAATCCTCGATGCGCAGAAGGAGCTTGAGAAGCTCGCCGGCGAGGGGCCACTCTCGGAGGTTAGAGACGTTGAGCTTTCCCCCGAGCAGAAGGCCCTGGTGAAGCGCTTCGCAGAGATGCATCTCGATATAGAGAAGGATATGATAGATACCTATCAGAAGATGGCGGAGAAGATGACCCACCCACTCTTTAGAGGATTGGCAGAGGCAATAGTGGAGAACGAGAGGGAACACCACAGGCTCCTAGCGAAACTGATAGCAGAGTACACGGAGTGA
- a CDS encoding ferritin family protein, whose amino-acid sequence MLAKYPFELPKDRPLTKTEIAQALRWAIEAELDAMSIYEQLATGIEDERIKGIFHDVANEEKEHFGEFLAALFEVDEELAKYMKEGFGEVEEETGIKVNL is encoded by the coding sequence ATGTTGGCCAAATATCCGTTTGAACTCCCCAAGGACAGGCCCCTAACCAAGACCGAGATAGCACAGGCCCTCCGCTGGGCTATCGAAGCTGAGCTTGATGCTATGAGCATCTACGAGCAGTTAGCTACCGGTATTGAAGACGAGAGGATAAAAGGTATCTTCCACGATGTTGCAAACGAGGAGAAGGAGCACTTCGGGGAGTTCCTTGCGGCGCTCTTCGAGGTCGATGAAGAACTCGCAAAGTACATGAAGGAAGGCTTTGGGGAAGTTGAAGAGGAAACCGGGATAAAGGTCAATCTTTGA
- the dps gene encoding DNA protection during starvation protein, whose translation MSEHNRRLVKRAGIDVEKLLDMLLKAAAAEFTTYYYYTILRNHAAGMDGETIKEIIEDARLEDRNHFEVLVPRIYELGGELSRDIVDFSKMAWCSDAYLPENPTVEEILKVLLQAERCAVGVYTEICNYTMGKDPRTYDLSLAILHEEIEHEAWFEELLTGKPSGHFRRSKPGESPCVSKFLR comes from the coding sequence ATGTCAGAACACAACAGACGGCTCGTGAAGCGAGCCGGTATAGACGTTGAGAAACTTTTGGATATGCTACTGAAGGCGGCCGCGGCTGAGTTTACAACCTATTACTACTACACGATTCTAAGGAACCACGCAGCGGGTATGGACGGTGAAACAATAAAAGAAATCATTGAAGATGCCCGCCTTGAGGACAGGAATCACTTCGAAGTCCTTGTGCCTAGGATATACGAACTCGGTGGGGAGCTCTCCAGGGACATTGTGGACTTCTCAAAGATGGCCTGGTGCAGCGACGCCTACCTGCCCGAGAACCCGACCGTTGAGGAGATACTGAAGGTTCTCCTCCAGGCGGAGCGCTGTGCCGTCGGTGTCTACACGGAGATATGCAACTACACGATGGGCAAAGACCCAAGGACCTATGACCTTTCTCTGGCCATCCTCCACGAGGAGATAGAACACGAGGCTTGGTTCGAGGAGCTTCTGACCGGAAAGCCGAGCGGCCACTTCCGGAGGAGTAAACCAGGTGAAAGCCCCTGCGTCTCGAAGTTCCTCAGGTGA
- a CDS encoding transcriptional repressor, with product MWKEEALGELRKNGYKLTPQRLKLVEMLDEKGAEHPSLGEMLGEIRKVFPTMSFSTLYSNVLILRELGLVELFSLGGETRIEINTEPHINLISGREIIDIDDPDIIEAIVRKTGKRVRLVNVLVEDE from the coding sequence ATGTGGAAGGAAGAAGCCTTGGGGGAGCTCAGGAAAAACGGCTACAAACTCACGCCCCAGAGGTTGAAGCTCGTTGAGATGCTCGATGAAAAGGGGGCGGAGCATCCATCCCTCGGGGAAATGCTCGGAGAGATACGAAAGGTTTTCCCGACGATGAGCTTCTCGACCCTCTACTCAAATGTCCTCATCTTGAGAGAACTTGGGCTGGTCGAGCTCTTCTCCCTCGGGGGTGAGACGAGGATTGAGATAAACACAGAACCCCATATCAACCTCATCTCCGGTAGAGAGATAATCGACATCGACGACCCCGATATAATCGAGGCCATAGTGCGGAAGACCGGAAAGAGAGTGAGGCTTGTAAACGTGCTCGTGGAGGATGAGTAA
- a CDS encoding DUF257 family protein encodes MAQQFEEVVFEYLKSIKPGEDILVEFTSNEPIHLLLDVLLRYLHRENIPVIIIDVLDHLNMFKAQLGVVGIDTALLENAYVVKIGGLSKTGNVMGEIPPTEELPIGVKKLHELFKKVPEDFVFRVTLGLDKLLRYYEKEGSLEAFMGHLRKDSGESGRIRVFAVNRDIAPEEALSEMRELASRVFDVELEEGRIKLTIVKSPNFAEYGEKLTVFAAGLQGHLRDQREVSDNLILT; translated from the coding sequence ATGGCACAGCAATTTGAGGAGGTCGTCTTTGAATACTTGAAGAGCATTAAACCGGGGGAAGACATCCTAGTCGAGTTCACTTCCAACGAACCGATCCATCTTCTCCTTGACGTACTCCTTAGGTATCTCCACCGAGAGAACATCCCGGTGATAATCATTGACGTCCTTGATCACCTTAACATGTTCAAAGCCCAGCTAGGGGTAGTCGGGATAGATACAGCACTCCTCGAGAATGCTTACGTAGTAAAGATAGGTGGGCTGTCAAAAACTGGGAATGTTATGGGTGAAATTCCCCCCACAGAGGAGCTTCCAATTGGAGTTAAAAAGCTTCACGAACTTTTCAAAAAGGTTCCGGAAGACTTTGTTTTCAGGGTAACACTCGGGCTTGACAAACTCTTAAGGTATTATGAAAAAGAGGGCTCCCTTGAAGCGTTCATGGGGCACTTAAGAAAAGATTCCGGCGAGAGTGGGAGGATAAGAGTATTCGCCGTGAACCGGGATATCGCTCCCGAAGAGGCTCTTAGTGAGATGAGAGAACTTGCTTCAAGGGTCTTTGATGTTGAGCTTGAGGAAGGGAGAATAAAGTTGACTATTGTCAAGTCTCCAAACTTCGCGGAGTACGGGGAGAAACTCACAGTGTTCGCCGCGGGACTCCAGGGTCACCTGCGAGACCAGAGAGAGGTAAGCGACAACTTGATCCTGACGTAG
- the hcp gene encoding hydroxylamine reductase — protein sequence MAAKVPKNGKEAGILMRCDQCSMSQPGGCTLRGICGKDPDLNSLQEALIYGIKGTAAYYFHAYELGYKDSEIGFFLSKALYSTLTNVNFDKNRFLELILENGRIHLKAMELLDKAYTETYGNPEPVKVPTGTDEGHGILVTGHTYRALYELLKQIREMGLEDEIRVYTHSEMLPSHSYPEFRKFKSLYGNWGGSWVYQRKEFTAFPGAILGTSNCVQQPPKSYADRMFTTDIAGLEGVPHLENDYEPLIKRALETPRMERKEDGHVVTGFHHTNVLPLMDKLIELINEGKIRHVFVIGGCDVPNPKMSYYEKLTAMVPKDAIILSAACGKFRYNRRDYGEIEGIPRFMDFGQCNNVYSIIQIAGALARKLDVGLNDLPVSIVLSWMEQKAVGILYSLFYLGIKGIYLGPKAPEFFTPNVLETIRKKFDLRPIGEPEEDLKRMLNSTTAVSEDSPLLD from the coding sequence ATGGCCGCGAAGGTTCCAAAGAATGGAAAAGAGGCAGGAATTTTAATGAGGTGTGACCAATGCTCCATGAGCCAGCCAGGGGGATGTACGCTTAGAGGCATCTGCGGTAAGGATCCGGACCTGAACTCCCTTCAGGAGGCCCTTATCTACGGTATTAAGGGAACTGCCGCCTATTACTTCCACGCCTACGAGTTAGGATATAAGGACAGTGAAATCGGCTTCTTCCTAAGCAAGGCCCTGTACTCAACGCTCACCAATGTGAACTTCGATAAAAACCGCTTCCTTGAGCTTATCCTAGAGAACGGAAGGATACACCTCAAAGCAATGGAACTCCTTGATAAAGCCTACACCGAGACCTACGGAAACCCGGAGCCGGTTAAGGTCCCAACCGGAACCGACGAAGGACATGGAATACTCGTAACCGGCCACACTTACCGGGCGCTTTATGAACTACTGAAACAGATCAGGGAGATGGGACTTGAGGATGAAATCAGAGTTTACACCCACTCGGAGATGCTTCCGTCCCACTCTTATCCAGAGTTCAGGAAGTTCAAGTCCCTCTACGGCAACTGGGGCGGTTCCTGGGTCTACCAGAGGAAGGAGTTCACCGCGTTTCCTGGTGCCATACTGGGAACCAGCAACTGTGTGCAACAACCACCGAAGAGCTACGCCGACAGGATGTTCACAACTGACATAGCGGGTCTCGAAGGTGTTCCACACCTTGAAAACGACTACGAGCCCCTAATCAAACGCGCCCTTGAAACCCCAAGGATGGAGAGAAAGGAAGATGGCCACGTAGTTACGGGCTTCCACCACACCAACGTTCTCCCCTTGATGGACAAGCTCATTGAACTCATCAACGAGGGCAAAATAAGGCACGTCTTCGTAATTGGCGGCTGTGACGTCCCCAATCCGAAGATGAGCTACTATGAGAAGCTCACCGCGATGGTCCCCAAGGATGCCATAATCCTCTCGGCCGCGTGCGGTAAGTTCCGTTACAACAGGCGCGACTACGGTGAGATAGAGGGAATACCCCGCTTTATGGACTTCGGCCAATGCAACAACGTCTATTCCATAATCCAGATTGCAGGAGCACTCGCGAGGAAACTTGATGTCGGCCTCAACGACCTCCCGGTGAGCATAGTCCTCAGCTGGATGGAGCAGAAGGCAGTAGGAATCCTTTACAGCCTGTTCTACCTCGGGATTAAGGGCATCTACCTTGGTCCAAAGGCTCCGGAGTTCTTCACACCAAACGTCCTTGAGACCATCAGGAAGAAGTTTGACCTCAGGCCCATAGGTGAGCCGGAGGAGGACCTGAAGAGAATGCTCAACTCAACAACTGCCGTCAGTGAGGATTCTCCCCTTCTCGACTGA
- a CDS encoding ferritin family protein, translating to MNEIEAIALALEVEKTELKFYIRLARKARDERARKMFLFLAKEEAEHWDLFEGKFLEEVAEKCELPAVDRKMLEKLVVEADEKNLSEIDAVRIGMEQEKLTWEFYEEAAKEAEHDSVRRLFEELARIEKSHYELLKAQYDSIMKTGIWMDYQDFSLEVD from the coding sequence ATGAACGAGATAGAGGCCATTGCACTGGCCCTTGAGGTTGAAAAGACAGAACTTAAGTTCTACATAAGGTTGGCGCGCAAAGCCCGGGATGAGAGGGCAAGGAAGATGTTCCTGTTTCTAGCCAAGGAAGAAGCAGAGCACTGGGACCTCTTTGAGGGGAAGTTCCTCGAGGAAGTGGCCGAGAAGTGCGAGCTTCCGGCGGTGGATAGGAAGATGCTTGAGAAGCTGGTCGTTGAAGCCGATGAGAAGAACCTCAGCGAGATCGATGCAGTGAGAATCGGCATGGAGCAGGAAAAGCTCACCTGGGAGTTCTATGAAGAGGCCGCGAAGGAGGCGGAGCACGACTCAGTCAGAAGGCTCTTTGAGGAGCTCGCGAGGATAGAGAAGTCCCACTACGAGCTTCTCAAGGCGCAGTACGATTCCATCATGAAGACGGGTATCTGGATGGACTACCAGGACTTCAGCCTTGAGGTTGATTGA
- a CDS encoding GNAT family N-acetyltransferase gives MKGEILRAGRPVELKDELLMFAFGVYRDTGGAYPALEWVEEKPSPDDFEGFKRVYEPFLEFRLKDEFDELYILRENGKITGTVALIYTFQGKDIPWVPEDIKNGRTGLIEFLMVDPEHQGRGYGSELLNFAVRRLGKLGRDAYIVTFPELEAYHYYIRRGFVEVERYGDFVLLRFAPNGLRA, from the coding sequence ATGAAGGGAGAAATCCTGAGGGCTGGGAGGCCCGTTGAACTGAAAGATGAACTGTTAATGTTCGCGTTCGGCGTTTACAGGGATACAGGAGGAGCCTATCCAGCTCTCGAATGGGTTGAAGAGAAGCCCTCTCCGGACGATTTTGAAGGATTCAAACGGGTGTATGAGCCGTTCCTTGAGTTCCGCCTCAAAGATGAGTTTGACGAACTCTACATCCTGAGGGAAAACGGAAAGATTACGGGAACGGTGGCCCTCATCTACACCTTCCAGGGTAAGGATATTCCGTGGGTTCCGGAGGACATAAAAAACGGGAGAACCGGTCTGATAGAGTTCCTCATGGTCGACCCTGAGCACCAAGGGAGGGGCTACGGCTCCGAACTGTTGAATTTCGCCGTGAGAAGACTGGGGAAGCTTGGAAGGGACGCCTACATTGTGACCTTTCCGGAGCTTGAGGCTTACCATTACTACATCCGCAGGGGCTTTGTTGAGGTTGAGCGCTACGGGGACTTTGTCCTCCTTAGGTTCGCCCCAAACGGTCTTCGAGCTTGA
- a CDS encoding ABC transporter substrate-binding protein — protein sequence MKKTAVLLVLIFLGAVVASGCIGGGSTTATTPTTVASSAGLHASSSSSTTETTSSIAQQTVAQSQKAYYPITVKDFANRTVTIKAEPKRVVTLAPSITEDLYYLGLFNRVVGVTNYDDFPPAVANVTRIGGYGKYANLEKIAALKPDLIIADSYSLPILNKLEEIAPVLIVDPHSLKGIPRALTLLGEVFDAQDAAKKAIDEFNAKIDAIASAVKDEPKVKVFYVVWNKPLMTAGGNTFISDVINLAGGINIFNDTKGWPSVSIEQVLKRNPQVIILTPHCGMTVQDVYKGPLAGTTAAKDGRVYMIENEGDLIHPSPRVVNGLEIVAKLLHPDAFKAKYPMTIVDFEGRKVIIEKEPQRIVSLAPSITETLFYIGAGNKVVGVTNYADFPPAVKNITRVGGYGKYANLEKIAALKPDLIIADSYSLPILNKLEEIAPVIIVSPNNLSGVYRQIKLLGKVTNREEAALTVVADMKATVAYVESMVRGKPRPRVFFLLSYYNGYWTAGNGTFINDLINLAGGENIFSDIKGWKAVSEEQIIARNPDVIIISPNAGIKPKNLCNGPLASVNAVKNGRVYVLSDEDLVVRPGPRVVLGLEEIAELLHPSVFHYQVQPLACNVTSPTG from the coding sequence ATGAAGAAGACGGCGGTTTTGCTTGTCCTCATCTTCCTTGGTGCCGTCGTTGCCTCCGGATGTATCGGGGGAGGAAGCACGACAGCCACAACGCCCACCACAGTGGCATCAAGCGCTGGCCTTCATGCTTCAAGCAGTTCAAGCACCACCGAAACCACGTCATCCATTGCACAGCAGACCGTGGCCCAAAGCCAGAAAGCTTACTATCCGATAACCGTCAAGGACTTTGCCAACAGAACCGTAACTATAAAAGCCGAGCCGAAGAGGGTCGTAACCCTCGCCCCCAGCATAACCGAGGACCTCTACTACCTCGGACTCTTCAACAGGGTCGTGGGAGTTACGAACTACGACGACTTTCCCCCTGCTGTTGCCAACGTCACCAGAATCGGTGGCTACGGTAAGTACGCGAACCTTGAGAAGATTGCGGCACTTAAACCAGACCTCATAATAGCGGACAGTTACTCCCTTCCAATTCTCAACAAGCTCGAAGAGATAGCACCCGTTCTCATCGTTGACCCGCACTCCCTGAAGGGCATTCCCAGGGCACTGACACTCCTTGGAGAGGTTTTTGACGCTCAGGATGCCGCGAAGAAGGCCATTGATGAGTTCAACGCAAAGATAGATGCCATAGCCTCAGCGGTCAAGGACGAACCGAAAGTTAAGGTCTTCTATGTGGTTTGGAACAAACCCCTCATGACGGCAGGGGGGAATACGTTCATCAGCGACGTCATAAACCTCGCTGGGGGGATAAATATATTCAACGATACAAAGGGCTGGCCTAGCGTGAGCATTGAACAGGTTTTAAAGAGAAACCCACAGGTCATAATCCTAACCCCCCATTGCGGGATGACCGTCCAAGACGTTTACAAGGGGCCGCTGGCAGGCACGACCGCCGCTAAGGATGGGCGCGTTTACATGATAGAGAACGAGGGCGACCTCATCCACCCAAGCCCGCGCGTGGTCAATGGTCTTGAGATAGTGGCAAAGCTCCTCCACCCGGACGCGTTCAAGGCCAAGTACCCAATGACCATCGTGGACTTTGAGGGAAGAAAGGTAATTATTGAGAAGGAACCTCAGAGGATAGTCAGTCTCGCACCAAGCATCACCGAGACCCTGTTCTACATAGGGGCAGGTAATAAGGTTGTAGGTGTCACAAACTACGCGGACTTCCCGCCGGCGGTGAAGAACATAACACGCGTTGGTGGCTACGGTAAGTACGCGAACCTTGAGAAGATTGCGGCACTTAAACCAGACCTCATAATAGCGGACAGTTACTCCCTTCCAATTCTCAACAAGCTCGAAGAGATAGCACCCGTGATAATAGTCTCTCCAAATAACCTCAGCGGGGTTTACAGGCAGATTAAGCTTCTCGGGAAGGTCACTAACAGGGAAGAGGCCGCGCTGACGGTGGTTGCCGACATGAAGGCGACGGTAGCCTACGTTGAATCGATGGTGAGGGGGAAGCCCAGGCCGAGGGTATTCTTCCTCCTGAGCTACTACAACGGTTACTGGACGGCAGGAAACGGCACCTTCATCAACGACCTCATAAACCTCGCCGGCGGTGAGAACATCTTCAGCGACATAAAAGGATGGAAGGCGGTGAGCGAGGAGCAGATAATAGCCAGGAACCCCGATGTCATCATAATCTCCCCCAACGCGGGGATAAAACCGAAGAACCTCTGCAATGGGCCGCTTGCGAGTGTTAACGCCGTTAAGAACGGCCGCGTTTACGTGCTGAGTGATGAGGACCTCGTTGTGAGGCCGGGTCCGAGGGTAGTTCTCGGGTTGGAGGAGATAGCAGAACTCCTGCATCCGAGTGTCTTCCACTATCAGGTCCAGCCACTGGCCTGCAATGTGACCTCCCCGACGGGCTGA